Proteins encoded by one window of Streptomyces sp. NBC_01477:
- a CDS encoding DUF6233 domain-containing protein, translated as MKALEDLAPLWARTVLTRPDAAPCAVCRPDRPLGTAAA; from the coding sequence CTGAAGGCGCTCGAGGATCTCGCGCCGCTGTGGGCCCGCACCGTCCTGACGCGCCCGGACGCCGCGCCCTGCGCCGTCTGCCGCCCGGACCGGCCGCTGGGCACCGCCGCGGCGTAG